In the Chlorobium limicola DSM 245 genome, one interval contains:
- the htpG gene encoding molecular chaperone HtpG, whose translation MSTNNSSSVQEFEYKAEMKQLLDLIVHSLYTHPEIFLRELISNASDALSKVRFDALTDQNLLEEGADPGVKITVDPKELTFMIEDNGIGMTEEELIANLGTVAKSGTLGFMQALKDQQKELDGNLIGQFGVGFYSVFMVTDEVTVETRSARTGSEGYRWKSSGQGTYTIEKIEKAGRGTTISFKLKEESKEFAEEYRVEQIIRKYSNFVDFPITLDGRQINSVTALWQRSKSELKDEEVNEFYKFIANDFQDPLDYLHVSVEGMVSFKALLFLPKEAPPELLYRQSELENRGPQLYVKKVMIQSECRDLLPEYLRFLVGVVDTEDLSLNVSREIVQSSPVMAKIRQILSGKILGWFDTLAKEQPEKFRTFYKAFGPIVKIGLNTDFTNRDKLIELLRFESTKTAVDEYVTLKEYVGRIGDDQKEIYYHSGSSRSQLLAHPNLEYFQDKGIEVLLLSDPVDVFVIPSIHEYEKKPLKSIEKADIDFINEKKEGSEPLPENLLQPVLALFRETLGDRIEDVVESHRLVNSPVTLVSGKDALDSQMERMMKMMQAEMPAGKKILEVNTAHPIIRNLSGMYMANAGNPLIGTVIEQLYDGALLHEGGLDSTTDFLSRMNSLIEAATLQR comes from the coding sequence ATGAGCACCAACAACAGTTCATCTGTTCAGGAATTCGAATATAAAGCCGAAATGAAGCAGCTTCTGGATCTCATCGTCCATTCGCTCTACACCCACCCTGAAATTTTTCTTCGCGAGCTAATATCCAACGCTTCCGATGCTCTCAGCAAGGTGCGCTTCGATGCCCTTACCGATCAGAACCTTCTGGAAGAGGGTGCCGATCCTGGGGTGAAGATAACCGTTGATCCCAAAGAGCTGACCTTCATGATCGAGGATAACGGTATCGGTATGACCGAGGAAGAGCTGATCGCCAATCTCGGCACGGTAGCGAAATCCGGTACGCTTGGATTCATGCAGGCATTGAAAGATCAGCAGAAAGAGTTGGACGGCAATCTGATTGGTCAGTTCGGCGTGGGCTTCTATTCGGTGTTCATGGTGACCGACGAGGTTACGGTCGAAACCAGAAGCGCTCGAACCGGTTCCGAAGGGTATCGGTGGAAGTCGTCCGGGCAGGGCACCTACACGATCGAAAAAATCGAAAAGGCCGGAAGGGGCACGACGATTTCGTTCAAGCTCAAAGAGGAGTCGAAAGAGTTCGCCGAAGAGTATCGTGTAGAACAGATCATCAGGAAATATTCGAATTTCGTCGATTTTCCCATTACCCTGGACGGCAGGCAGATCAACAGCGTGACAGCGCTCTGGCAGCGTTCGAAGAGCGAACTGAAAGATGAAGAGGTCAACGAGTTCTACAAGTTCATCGCCAATGATTTTCAGGATCCTCTCGATTACCTGCATGTTTCCGTTGAGGGAATGGTTAGTTTCAAGGCGCTGCTTTTTCTGCCGAAGGAAGCTCCGCCGGAACTGCTCTATCGACAGAGCGAGCTTGAAAACCGCGGGCCTCAGCTTTACGTGAAAAAGGTGATGATCCAGAGCGAGTGCCGCGATCTGCTTCCGGAATATCTGCGTTTTCTCGTTGGCGTAGTCGATACCGAAGATCTTTCGCTCAACGTATCCCGAGAGATCGTACAGTCGAGTCCGGTGATGGCGAAGATCCGCCAGATTCTTTCCGGAAAAATACTCGGCTGGTTCGATACGCTTGCCAAAGAACAGCCAGAGAAGTTCCGCACCTTCTACAAGGCGTTCGGGCCGATCGTCAAGATCGGACTGAATACCGATTTTACAAATCGCGACAAGCTTATCGAGCTGCTTCGTTTTGAAAGCACGAAAACCGCAGTGGATGAATATGTAACGTTAAAGGAGTATGTCGGACGGATTGGTGATGATCAGAAAGAGATTTATTATCATTCCGGCAGCAGCCGCAGCCAGCTGCTTGCGCATCCCAACCTCGAATATTTTCAGGATAAAGGCATCGAAGTGCTGTTGCTTTCCGATCCCGTAGATGTTTTCGTGATTCCCTCGATTCACGAGTATGAGAAAAAACCTCTGAAATCCATTGAAAAAGCCGATATTGATTTCATAAATGAGAAAAAAGAGGGGAGCGAACCGCTTCCGGAAAACCTTCTTCAGCCGGTTCTCGCACTGTTCAGGGAGACTCTCGGAGATCGGATTGAAGATGTCGTCGAGTCGCACCGTCTGGTAAATTCGCCGGTAACGCTTGTGAGCGGAAAGGATGCGCTTGACAGTCAGATGGAGCGGATGATGAAGATGATGCAGGCAGAGATGCCTGCCGGTAAAAAGATTCTTGAAGTGAACACGGCACACCCGATTATACGGAATCTTTCAGGCATGTACATGGCCAATGCGGGAAATCCGCTGATCGGAACCGTGATCGAGCAGCTTTACGATGGAGCCCTGCTGCATGAAGGAGGACTTGATTCAACGACCGACTTCCTTTCGAGAATGAACAGTCTGATCGAGGCAGCTACGCTGCAGCGGTAA
- a CDS encoding VIT1/CCC1 transporter family protein, producing the protein MKQSRDFDTREVAVFQKNEITEHYIYKYLSGRVSGVKNRRILSQIADDEMRHYNVWKTYTRRDIAPSRLKVWFYTFVSMLFGFTFGIRLMEKSEQNAHNTYNRMPGAFKEINGIIRDEEEHEQALITLLDEDRLKYTGSIVLGLNDALVELMGVLAGLTFALQNTSLVALTASITGFAAALSMASSEYLSTKSEPGGKNPLKAAIYTGFAYILTVLVLVAPYLFFTDLYLCLGMAFAASICIIGFFNFYIAVAQDVSFKSRFFEMVGLSFTVAALSFAAGYGIRLAFGIEV; encoded by the coding sequence GTGAAACAGAGCAGGGATTTCGATACAAGAGAAGTTGCCGTTTTTCAGAAAAACGAGATCACCGAGCATTACATCTATAAATACCTGTCCGGCCGGGTGAGCGGCGTTAAAAATCGCCGTATTCTCAGTCAGATAGCCGATGATGAGATGCGGCATTATAATGTCTGGAAAACCTATACCCGGAGGGATATTGCCCCGAGCAGGCTGAAAGTTTGGTTTTATACGTTTGTCAGCATGCTGTTCGGTTTTACCTTCGGGATCAGGCTCATGGAAAAGTCCGAGCAGAACGCTCACAACACCTATAACCGCATGCCCGGAGCGTTCAAGGAGATCAACGGCATAATCCGGGATGAAGAGGAGCATGAACAGGCCCTGATAACCCTGCTCGATGAAGACCGACTGAAATATACCGGATCGATTGTGCTTGGGCTGAACGATGCGCTTGTGGAGCTGATGGGTGTACTGGCCGGTCTTACCTTTGCCCTGCAGAACACCTCGCTTGTAGCGTTGACCGCTTCCATCACCGGTTTTGCCGCGGCGCTTTCCATGGCGTCGTCGGAGTATCTCTCCACCAAATCCGAGCCAGGCGGAAAAAATCCTCTCAAGGCGGCGATTTATACCGGATTTGCGTACATACTCACGGTGCTGGTACTCGTGGCACCTTACCTGTTTTTTACCGATCTCTATCTCTGTCTCGGAATGGCATTTGCGGCTTCGATATGTATTATCGGTTTCTTCAATTTCTACATTGCCGTTGCGCAGGACGTTTCTTTCAAAAGCAGGTTTTTTGAGATGGTGGGGCTCAGCTTTACGGTTGCGGCACTGAGTTTTGCCGCCGGTTACGGTATAAGGCTGGCTTTCGGCATAGAGGTTTAA
- a CDS encoding bifunctional aminoglycoside phosphotransferase/ATP-binding protein, producing the protein MHTIVEALSRPEAYPHETCDIQVAETHISWVFLTGTYAYKIKKPVNLGFLDFSTLEKRTRYCHEELRLNRRLAPELYLDVVPVTLSEETIRIGGSGTAIEYAVKMVQFDRTHELDRLLAGNRLTAKHIDSIIETVAAFHFGIPAASPDSEYGRPEKLILPLLENFRHTAELVNNNVEQRLLEKLETWVEKEHLRLTPRFLDRKRAGFIRHCHGDMHTGNMVWQNEQVVIFDCIEFSPALSMIDVISDIAFLFMDLEHGGHRELAWRFLNGYLSATGDYESLSLLCFYSLYRATVRAKVTAIRFEQEPDEKRRHAIREEHLSYVRHAFLYTLPKTAHLVITCGVSGSGKSTHAEALASELQAVHIRSDIERKRLAGIGAITNSRNSSGMDIYTTLFTEKTYRRLEDIAAAALEEGFPVLVDATFLEKDERMRFKKLAGQSECPFTILHFHADEALLRERVTKRFQEGSDASEADEAVLLMQLAAAEPLSEEERRDTIDIDTGRKVGYSEIINELQKRNESR; encoded by the coding sequence ATGCATACTATCGTTGAAGCACTGAGTCGCCCTGAAGCATACCCGCACGAAACATGCGATATCCAGGTAGCGGAGACCCATATTTCATGGGTATTCCTGACCGGTACCTATGCCTACAAGATTAAAAAACCGGTCAATCTTGGATTTCTCGACTTTTCGACCCTTGAAAAACGGACCCGATACTGCCATGAAGAGTTGCGCCTGAACCGACGGCTCGCCCCGGAACTGTACCTCGATGTCGTACCTGTTACCCTTTCAGAAGAAACCATCAGAATAGGAGGAAGCGGCACCGCAATCGAGTATGCCGTTAAAATGGTGCAGTTCGATCGAACACATGAACTCGACCGCCTGCTTGCCGGAAACCGGCTCACGGCAAAACACATCGACAGCATCATCGAAACGGTTGCCGCGTTTCATTTCGGCATACCGGCGGCTTCACCGGATTCGGAGTACGGCCGTCCGGAAAAGCTTATACTGCCGCTGCTTGAAAATTTTCGGCATACTGCGGAACTTGTCAATAACAATGTGGAACAACGGCTGCTTGAAAAGCTTGAAACGTGGGTTGAGAAAGAACATCTGCGTCTTACGCCCCGCTTTCTCGACAGAAAAAGAGCGGGTTTCATTCGGCACTGCCACGGAGACATGCATACCGGCAATATGGTATGGCAGAATGAACAGGTAGTGATTTTCGACTGCATCGAGTTCAGCCCGGCACTCTCCATGATCGACGTTATCAGTGATATAGCCTTTCTTTTCATGGACCTCGAACACGGCGGACACCGGGAACTTGCCTGGCGTTTTCTCAACGGCTACCTCTCGGCGACAGGGGACTACGAAAGCCTCTCTCTTCTCTGTTTTTACAGCCTTTATCGGGCAACGGTACGGGCAAAAGTCACGGCTATCCGGTTCGAACAGGAGCCGGATGAAAAGCGCAGGCATGCCATCCGTGAAGAGCACCTCTCCTATGTACGTCACGCCTTTCTCTATACGCTGCCGAAAACGGCGCATCTCGTGATAACCTGCGGAGTTTCGGGAAGCGGAAAAAGCACGCATGCAGAAGCCCTTGCATCCGAACTGCAGGCCGTTCATATCCGGTCGGATATCGAGCGCAAACGACTTGCAGGCATCGGTGCGATTACAAACAGCCGGAACAGCTCCGGAATGGACATCTATACGACTCTTTTCACCGAAAAAACCTACCGGCGTCTCGAGGACATTGCTGCAGCAGCTCTTGAAGAGGGTTTTCCCGTACTGGTGGATGCAACCTTTCTCGAAAAGGACGAGCGAATGCGATTCAAAAAACTTGCCGGACAATCAGAATGCCCGTTCACCATTCTGCATTTTCATGCCGATGAAGCGTTGCTCCGCGAGCGGGTAACAAAGCGTTTTCAGGAAGGAAGCGACGCATCGGAAGCTGATGAGGCGGTACTTCTTATGCAGCTTGCAGCTGCAGAACCGCTATCTGAAGAAGAACGCAGGGATACGATCGATATCGATACCGGCCGGAAAGTTGGTTACAGCGAAATCATCAATGAGCTGCAGAAGCGGAACGAATCCCGGTAA
- a CDS encoding universal stress protein — MIHLSKILCPTDYSDTSDKAVRYAIEFARKVNAHVRFLHVQPPENIALKTAASYGLNLVSQENEDVIPQNFAGVLMAEKKNGLCADIHILRGEASKVISDHAAAWGADLIIMGSHGRTGLMRLMVGSVAEAVFRSADVPVLLVKQSDSEKAANN; from the coding sequence ATGATCCATCTTTCAAAGATTCTCTGCCCGACGGATTATTCTGATACATCGGACAAAGCGGTCAGGTATGCCATTGAATTTGCCCGTAAAGTCAATGCGCATGTCCGGTTTCTGCATGTTCAGCCGCCTGAAAACATCGCCTTGAAGACCGCTGCGAGCTACGGTCTGAATCTGGTTTCCCAGGAGAACGAAGACGTCATTCCGCAAAACTTTGCCGGAGTGCTCATGGCTGAAAAAAAGAATGGTCTCTGTGCAGATATTCACATTCTCAGGGGAGAGGCGTCGAAAGTGATAAGCGATCATGCCGCCGCATGGGGAGCCGATCTGATCATCATGGGTTCTCATGGACGAACCGGCCTCATGCGCCTCATGGTGGGCAGCGTGGCCGAAGCGGTTTTCCGGTCCGCGGATGTTCCTGTACTGCTGGTGAAGCAGTCGGATTCAGAAAAAGCCGCAAACAACTGA
- a CDS encoding fumarate hydratase, which translates to MNNFRESVLSLITETSANLPGDVRRAIARAIDNEDPASQAGLAMSAISVNIDMAVDNVSPICQDTGMPTFFIHSPRGADQLMMKREIEEAVAEATRTGKLRPNAVDALSGKNSGNNLGRQVPVIHFEPWEKDEIEVRLILKGGGCENKNIQYSLPADISGLGKAARDLDGVRKCLLHAVYQAQGQGCSPGFIGVGIGGDRTSGYELAKKQLFRRVDDTNPDAELQALEEEILEKANTLSIGPMGFGGKTTLLGCKIGASHRVPASFFVSVAYNCWAYRRLGVLLNPESGSIISWQYRDADEIRRMARGEGIPLTGKEVVLQAPVSEDEVRRLRVGDIVIINGVMHTGRDAFHHHCMHHDLPDGIDTLGGILYHCGPVIMKNEDGSYRVTAAGPTTSIREEPYQADVIEKLGLRAIIGKGGMGPKTLKGLQDHGAVYLNAIGGAAQYYAKCIHTVTGVDFLEEMGVPEAMWHFEVDSFPAIVTMDSHGNSLHRKVEDESFGMLGSMS; encoded by the coding sequence ATGAACAACTTCAGGGAATCAGTACTTTCGCTTATTACCGAAACTTCGGCAAACCTGCCCGGTGACGTGCGTCGGGCCATCGCCAGAGCCATCGATAACGAGGATCCCGCATCGCAGGCCGGACTTGCCATGTCGGCCATCTCGGTCAACATCGACATGGCGGTGGACAACGTATCGCCGATATGCCAGGATACCGGAATGCCGACTTTTTTCATTCACTCTCCCCGAGGAGCTGACCAGCTCATGATGAAGCGTGAAATCGAAGAGGCTGTAGCTGAGGCTACACGCACCGGAAAGCTTCGTCCGAACGCGGTCGATGCTCTCAGCGGTAAAAACTCGGGGAACAATCTCGGACGGCAGGTGCCGGTCATACATTTCGAGCCATGGGAAAAGGATGAAATCGAGGTGCGGCTGATTCTCAAGGGAGGAGGGTGCGAAAACAAGAACATCCAGTACTCGCTTCCCGCGGATATTTCCGGTCTCGGCAAAGCGGCACGAGATCTCGACGGGGTGCGCAAGTGTCTCCTGCATGCGGTCTATCAGGCGCAGGGCCAGGGGTGCAGTCCCGGCTTTATCGGCGTCGGAATCGGTGGCGACCGTACCAGCGGGTACGAGCTTGCCAAAAAACAGCTCTTCAGGCGGGTTGACGATACCAATCCCGATGCCGAACTGCAGGCGCTTGAAGAGGAGATTCTTGAAAAAGCCAATACCCTTTCCATCGGACCTATGGGATTCGGGGGAAAGACCACCCTGCTCGGATGCAAGATCGGCGCTTCACATCGGGTGCCGGCAAGCTTTTTCGTTTCGGTCGCTTATAACTGCTGGGCCTATCGTCGTCTCGGCGTTCTGCTCAACCCTGAATCCGGATCGATTATCAGCTGGCAGTATCGTGATGCCGATGAAATCCGGCGTATGGCGCGTGGCGAAGGTATTCCGCTGACAGGCAAGGAGGTTGTGCTGCAGGCTCCGGTCAGCGAGGATGAGGTACGCCGGCTGCGGGTCGGTGATATTGTCATCATCAACGGAGTTATGCATACCGGGCGCGACGCTTTTCATCATCATTGTATGCACCACGATCTGCCGGATGGCATCGATACCCTCGGCGGTATTCTTTACCATTGCGGGCCGGTCATCATGAAAAATGAGGACGGCAGCTACCGCGTCACTGCTGCCGGCCCGACCACCTCGATCCGCGAGGAGCCCTATCAGGCCGATGTGATAGAAAAGCTCGGCCTGCGGGCCATTATCGGCAAGGGCGGGATGGGGCCGAAAACCCTCAAAGGGCTGCAGGATCACGGCGCGGTCTATCTCAATGCCATCGGAGGCGCTGCGCAGTACTATGCGAAGTGCATTCACACGGTAACCGGCGTGGATTTTCTCGAAGAGATGGGGGTTCCCGAGGCGATGTGGCATTTCGAGGTGGACTCCTTTCCGGCAATCGTCACCATGGATTCGCACGGCAACAGCCTCCATCGGAAGGTCGAGGACGAGTCGTTCGGCATGCTCGGCTCGATGTCCTGA
- a CDS encoding IS630 family transposase: MEKIDIRQHSDRERALLRKQVIRLRKQGKSNKEVAELLGLSVQTSSRWWQWYQRDGNAMLAVPKRGRKHGEKRHLSVEQEKQIQKMIVDHYPDQLKLPFALWDRQAVRQLIKLQFGFEMPIRTVGEYLSRWGYTPQKPIRKAYEQRPAEVARWMEESYPAIQTQAKAENAEIYWGDETGLSTQGNLVRGYAPAGKTPELRLNARKEHVSMISAISNRGKLRFMLYDDAMNGKRLIEFMKRLVKDAGRKVMLILDNLRVHHCKPVKEWLSKNIDKIEVFYLPAYSPELNPDEYLNNDLKSAVHGNKGGVSRNKETIRKKTVSHLRHLQKSPGKVAKLFNHPKVLYAKAS, encoded by the coding sequence ATGGAAAAAATCGATATCAGACAACACTCTGACCGAGAACGCGCATTATTGCGCAAACAGGTCATTCGGCTTCGAAAGCAAGGTAAAAGCAATAAAGAGGTGGCAGAACTTTTAGGGCTATCTGTTCAAACATCGAGTAGATGGTGGCAATGGTACCAAAGAGATGGAAATGCCATGCTTGCCGTGCCGAAACGAGGACGAAAACATGGAGAAAAACGGCACCTGTCGGTTGAGCAGGAAAAGCAGATCCAGAAGATGATTGTTGATCATTATCCGGACCAGTTGAAACTGCCCTTTGCGCTCTGGGACCGCCAGGCAGTCCGGCAATTGATCAAGTTGCAGTTCGGCTTCGAAATGCCCATCCGCACCGTCGGGGAGTATCTCTCGCGATGGGGTTATACTCCTCAGAAGCCGATACGGAAAGCCTATGAGCAACGCCCTGCCGAAGTGGCTCGCTGGATGGAGGAGTCTTATCCGGCCATCCAGACGCAGGCAAAAGCTGAAAATGCCGAGATTTACTGGGGAGACGAGACCGGCCTCTCAACCCAGGGCAACTTGGTACGGGGCTATGCTCCTGCTGGCAAAACTCCTGAACTGAGGCTGAATGCTCGCAAGGAACATGTCAGCATGATTTCGGCAATCAGTAATCGGGGGAAGCTGCGTTTCATGCTCTATGATGATGCCATGAACGGCAAACGTCTGATAGAATTCATGAAACGTCTGGTCAAGGATGCCGGTCGTAAAGTGATGTTGATTCTCGATAATTTGAGGGTTCATCATTGCAAACCGGTCAAAGAATGGCTCAGCAAAAACATTGATAAAATTGAGGTATTTTATTTGCCAGCCTATTCACCGGAATTGAATCCCGATGAATACCTGAACAACGATCTAAAGAGTGCTGTGCATGGAAACAAGGGCGGCGTTTCACGCAACAAGGAAACGATTCGAAAAAAAACTGTTTCGCATCTGAGGCATCTTCAGAAATCGCCCGGAAAAGTTGCAAAGCTATTCAATCACCCAAAAGTCCTTTATGCGAAAGCTTCGTAG
- a CDS encoding sodium pump decarboxylase subunit gamma yields the protein MLSASFREHALQEEKMILDEAEAKRRKKREKEMKKAIMTASPSADEASRMTAVITAAVHAHATR from the coding sequence ATGCTTTCTGCATCGTTCAGGGAACATGCGCTTCAGGAAGAGAAAATGATTCTCGACGAAGCCGAAGCGAAACGACGGAAAAAAAGGGAGAAAGAGATGAAGAAAGCGATTATGACGGCATCTCCCTCGGCTGACGAGGCATCCAGGATGACAGCCGTGATTACAGCTGCAGTGCATGCGCATGCAACCCGGTAA